In a genomic window of Aeromonas veronii:
- a CDS encoding LysR family transcriptional regulator, whose amino-acid sequence MDSSLARLDLNLLAVFDMLMQERNVTRAAERLHLSQSTVSHALGRLRVALDDPLFVMSRREMMPTERAKALAGPVRQALAMLEQGLRQAKGFDPATARRIFRIATPGSVEHGLVPVLVDRLHRQAPHCRLEVCELADSNYERELEKGELDLVIGFAGANHLSPRLWREEWFNNPLVCLSPLGSELPDVLTPVELVSRPHIHTSSWGHSQAMVELWLARFGVERELGVRLPSFMAVPPLMATGRYLVVVPEMIGRHFCRYYPLRLHQLDPAIPIVYLMAGHPLTAHDEAIGWFKSLLHQLVLDLYGVDALATPAQRGTEPFNSAK is encoded by the coding sequence ATGGATAGCTCGCTCGCCCGCCTCGACCTCAACCTGCTCGCCGTATTCGACATGCTGATGCAGGAGCGCAATGTCACCCGTGCCGCCGAACGGCTGCATCTCTCCCAATCCACCGTCAGTCACGCCTTGGGGCGGCTGCGGGTGGCGCTGGATGATCCGCTGTTCGTGATGAGTCGGCGTGAGATGATGCCGACCGAGCGGGCCAAGGCGCTGGCCGGGCCGGTGCGCCAGGCGCTGGCGATGCTGGAGCAGGGATTGCGGCAGGCCAAGGGGTTTGATCCCGCCACTGCGCGGAGGATTTTCCGTATCGCCACCCCGGGCTCGGTGGAGCACGGGCTGGTGCCGGTGCTGGTGGACAGGCTCCATCGGCAGGCCCCTCACTGTCGGCTGGAGGTGTGCGAGCTGGCCGACAGCAACTACGAGCGGGAGCTGGAGAAGGGGGAGCTGGATCTGGTGATCGGTTTCGCCGGGGCGAATCACCTCTCACCCCGCTTGTGGCGGGAGGAGTGGTTCAACAACCCGCTGGTCTGCCTGTCGCCGCTTGGCAGCGAGTTGCCTGATGTACTGACCCCTGTCGAGCTGGTGAGCCGCCCCCACATCCACACCTCCAGCTGGGGCCATAGTCAGGCGATGGTGGAGCTCTGGCTGGCCCGTTTCGGGGTGGAGCGGGAGTTGGGCGTGCGGTTGCCGAGCTTTATGGCGGTGCCGCCGCTGATGGCGACCGGCCGCTATCTGGTGGTGGTGCCCGAGATGATCGGACGCCACTTTTGCCGCTACTACCCGCTGCGGTTGCACCAGCTCGACCCCGCCATCCCGATCGTCTACCTGATGGCAGGGCACCCGCTCACCGCCCACGACGAGGCGATCGGCTGGTTCAAGAGTCTGCTGCACCAGCTGGTGCTCGACCTCTACGGCGTCGATGCGCTCGCCACCCCGGCTCAGCGCGGGACGGAGCCGTTCAATTCGGCGAAGTAG
- a CDS encoding universal stress protein — MSGTTYYKHILAAIDLSEDNRKVIDKAVDRARSNGAKLSVIHVDVDLKDLYTEMIDIDIDNVQDQVIAEAKEKLEAFLASVDYPIEKKLVICGDLSERVNQAVKEYEIDLLVCGHRQSFWSLLTSSARQLMNTVPCDLLVVPLQK, encoded by the coding sequence ATGAGTGGAACAACCTATTACAAGCATATTCTGGCCGCGATCGACCTCTCTGAAGACAACCGCAAGGTGATCGACAAGGCGGTGGACAGAGCCCGCTCCAACGGCGCCAAGCTGTCAGTGATCCATGTCGATGTGGACCTCAAGGATCTCTACACCGAGATGATCGATATCGACATCGACAACGTGCAGGATCAGGTGATCGCCGAAGCGAAAGAGAAGCTGGAGGCATTTCTGGCCTCGGTGGACTATCCCATCGAGAAGAAGCTGGTGATCTGCGGCGATCTGAGCGAGCGGGTCAATCAGGCGGTCAAGGAGTACGAGATCGATCTGCTGGTGTGCGGCCATCGCCAGAGCTTCTGGAGCCTGCTCACTTCTAGCGCGCGGCAGCTGATGAATACGGTGCCGTGCGATCTGCTGGTCGTCCCCTTGCAGAAGTAA
- a CDS encoding trans-2-enoyl-CoA reductase family protein, with protein sequence MIIHPQVQGCVARNCHPIGCRAAVQQQIEHIKAAGQFNGPKRVLVLGASSGFGLASRIALAFGAGADTIGISFERGPSDKGLGSAGWYNNIWFRKEAEQEGRIAINLIGDAFSDGMRQQAIDTIRQQLGQVDLVIYSLASGIRGLPNGTQVRSVLKTTGQPFSGWGLDLERDTLVQQSLAPATPEEIRDTVTVMGGEDWQLWMQALQQADCLAPGAQTVAYSYIGPESTYPLYRDGTIGYAKEHLHATAETINLQLAEIGGHAWVSVCKALVTKASAYIPVLPVYLGLLMGVMKERGVHEGCIEQMQRLFAAKMYGPNGVVADGNRLIRMDDRELDPAIQAAVSALWPKVTPENFHVLGDFAGLRQDFMQLNGFELPGVDYAAPVDVASLGELTP encoded by the coding sequence ATGATCATTCATCCCCAGGTTCAAGGTTGCGTTGCCCGCAACTGTCACCCCATCGGCTGTCGCGCCGCCGTGCAGCAGCAGATCGAACACATCAAGGCCGCAGGCCAGTTCAATGGGCCCAAGCGGGTGCTGGTGCTGGGGGCCTCCTCCGGGTTCGGACTGGCATCGCGCATTGCGCTCGCTTTTGGTGCCGGTGCCGACACCATCGGCATCTCCTTCGAGCGTGGCCCCTCCGACAAAGGGCTCGGCAGCGCCGGCTGGTACAACAACATCTGGTTTCGCAAGGAGGCGGAGCAGGAGGGACGCATCGCCATCAACCTGATTGGTGATGCCTTCTCCGACGGCATGCGCCAGCAGGCCATCGACACCATCCGTCAGCAGCTGGGGCAGGTGGATCTGGTGATCTACTCGCTGGCGAGCGGTATCCGGGGGCTGCCCAACGGCACGCAAGTGCGTTCGGTGCTCAAGACCACCGGCCAGCCGTTCAGCGGCTGGGGGCTGGATCTGGAGCGCGATACCCTGGTGCAGCAGTCGCTGGCACCCGCCACGCCGGAGGAGATCCGCGACACCGTCACCGTGATGGGCGGCGAGGATTGGCAGCTTTGGATGCAGGCGTTGCAGCAGGCCGATTGTCTCGCGCCCGGCGCGCAGACCGTCGCCTACTCCTACATCGGCCCGGAATCCACCTATCCCCTCTATCGCGATGGCACCATCGGTTATGCCAAGGAGCATCTGCACGCCACCGCCGAGACCATCAACCTGCAACTGGCCGAGATTGGCGGCCACGCCTGGGTGTCGGTCTGCAAGGCGCTGGTGACCAAGGCGAGCGCCTATATTCCGGTGCTGCCGGTCTATCTGGGCCTGCTGATGGGGGTGATGAAAGAGCGCGGCGTACACGAGGGCTGTATCGAGCAGATGCAGCGACTGTTTGCCGCCAAAATGTACGGGCCCAATGGGGTGGTGGCCGACGGCAACCGGCTGATCCGGATGGACGACCGCGAGCTAGACCCGGCCATTCAGGCCGCCGTTTCGGCACTCTGGCCCAAGGTGACGCCGGAGAATTTCCACGTGCTGGGGGACTTTGCCGGATTGCGGCAGGATTTCATGCAGCTCAACGGTTTCGAGCTGCCGGGCGTCGATTACGCTGCGCCGGTGGATGTCGCCTCCCTTGGCGAGCTGACCCCCTGA
- the ftnA gene encoding non-heme ferritin, producing the protein MLAQAMIEKLNEQINLEFYSSNLYLQMSAWCEDKGFEGAATFLRQHAVEERQHMERLFTYVSETGAMPRLGAIDAPPHEFKSLGDVFRTTLEHEYHITKCINGLAHVAFTTQDYSTFNFLQWYVAEQHEEEKLFKSIVDRLGLVGEDGKGLYFIDKELAELAKGAPASIMDSNA; encoded by the coding sequence ATGCTGGCCCAAGCCATGATCGAGAAGTTGAACGAGCAGATTAACCTGGAGTTCTACTCCTCCAATCTCTATCTGCAGATGAGCGCCTGGTGCGAAGACAAGGGCTTTGAAGGGGCGGCGACCTTCCTGCGCCAGCACGCGGTCGAGGAGCGCCAGCACATGGAGCGTCTGTTCACTTACGTGAGCGAGACCGGCGCCATGCCGCGTCTGGGTGCCATCGATGCCCCTCCCCACGAGTTCAAGTCGCTGGGCGACGTATTCCGCACCACCCTGGAGCACGAGTACCACATCACCAAGTGCATCAATGGTCTGGCCCACGTGGCCTTCACCACCCAGGACTACTCCACTTTCAACTTCCTGCAGTGGTATGTGGCCGAGCAGCATGAAGAGGAGAAGCTGTTCAAGAGCATCGTCGACCGTCTGGGTCTGGTGGGTGAAGATGGCAAAGGCCTCTACTTCATCGACAAGGAGCTGGCCGAACTGGCCAAGGGTGCCCCTGCCAGCATCATGGACAGCAACGCCTGA
- a CDS encoding NAD(P)/FAD-dependent oxidoreductase, whose product MKQVDVVVIGAGAAGLMCAAQAGYRGRSVLVLDNAKKPGRKILISGGGRCNFTNHQAGAHAYLSENPHFSKSALARYTQQDFIDLVDRHEVNYHERTLGQLFCLESAKDIVDVLLTECDWAGVTLQCQTEILTVSKQDEGFVLTTSKGEIGCHSLVVATGGLSMPKLGATPYGFKLAEQFGLKVLPTRAGLVPFTLHQAEKEAFADLAGISLPVAVTAEDGTRFKEAMLFTHRGLSGPVILQISSYWHAGEKIHINLLPELDIAAALREWAQAHPAQELKTVLGRELPKRFVDKLLELGQLVSKPMRQYNERELEAVANLLGDWQILPNGTEGYRTAEVTLGGVDTNEISSKTMEARKVPGLYFIGEVVDVTGWLGGYNFQWAWSSGWVAGQYC is encoded by the coding sequence ATGAAGCAGGTCGATGTGGTGGTGATCGGGGCCGGTGCGGCCGGATTGATGTGTGCGGCGCAGGCGGGCTACCGTGGCCGCTCCGTGCTGGTGCTCGACAATGCCAAGAAACCGGGCCGCAAGATCCTCATCAGTGGCGGTGGCCGCTGCAACTTCACCAACCATCAGGCGGGTGCTCACGCCTACCTGTCGGAGAATCCCCACTTCAGCAAGTCGGCGCTGGCCCGCTACACCCAGCAGGACTTTATCGATCTGGTGGACCGCCACGAGGTCAACTATCACGAGCGCACTCTTGGGCAGCTGTTCTGTCTCGAGAGTGCCAAGGATATCGTCGATGTGCTGCTCACCGAATGTGACTGGGCCGGTGTCACCCTGCAGTGCCAGACCGAGATCCTCACCGTCAGCAAACAGGACGAGGGCTTCGTGCTGACCACCAGCAAGGGTGAGATCGGCTGTCACTCGCTGGTGGTGGCGACCGGTGGTCTCTCGATGCCCAAGCTGGGCGCGACCCCTTATGGTTTCAAGCTGGCGGAGCAGTTCGGTCTCAAGGTGCTGCCGACCCGCGCCGGGCTGGTGCCCTTTACCCTCCATCAGGCGGAGAAAGAGGCGTTCGCCGATCTGGCGGGCATCAGCCTGCCGGTGGCGGTGACCGCCGAGGATGGCACCCGCTTCAAGGAGGCGATGCTGTTCACCCATCGCGGCCTCTCCGGTCCCGTCATCCTGCAGATCTCCTCCTACTGGCATGCCGGTGAGAAGATCCACATCAACCTGCTGCCGGAGCTGGATATTGCGGCGGCCCTGCGCGAGTGGGCGCAGGCGCACCCGGCGCAGGAGCTGAAAACCGTGCTGGGGCGCGAGCTGCCCAAACGCTTCGTCGACAAGCTGCTGGAACTGGGTCAGCTGGTCAGCAAGCCGATGCGCCAGTACAACGAGCGGGAGCTGGAAGCGGTGGCCAACTTGCTGGGTGACTGGCAGATCCTGCCCAACGGCACCGAGGGGTATCGCACCGCCGAAGTCACCCTGGGCGGCGTCGATACCAACGAGATTTCCTCCAAGACCATGGAGGCGCGCAAGGTGCCGGGCCTCTACTTCATCGGTGAAGTGGTGGATGTGACCGGTTGGCTCGGTGGCTACAACTTCCAGTGGGCCTGGTCCTCCGGCTGGGTGGCCGGTCAATATTGTTGA